From the Salvelinus fontinalis isolate EN_2023a chromosome 35, ASM2944872v1, whole genome shotgun sequence genome, one window contains:
- the LOC129834563 gene encoding WD repeat-containing protein 76-like — translation MIQENTHSCSDVACKLSICDSVCLMVSEEPNLPNAFVKLYYILQEMKPANTENGVPVLHSAKEGCKPKKFTPDEVLVPNPSFKENQGMKRKIQPGSLSIYELERLENIRQNQVFLSSIKLLEAKQDLKPEKTQRGLKKQKLNKVAWTEILPPRTKSLRIQKKEAERLPLPPEPHRIYYEAERIERARKPEGPISMEPINMEEDSSLPPELLKLWTEDLIKEEKEELGLEEYRSTLKSMELSEIGGVVKVVKSRICSVAFHPCSSRLLMAAGDKLGGVGLWNLDSDMGDEGVLLFEPHVRPVACMAFSRSHPTDLLTLSYDGTLRSTDVEKAVFDEVYRIKDGLKTFDFLSHDCSTLVTGDWYGDVAIVDRRTPGTSHESLHSLDTKTVRCVHVHPVQKQYIMVAENSIVSIYDARCLKASWSEPVSQLYGHSKSISSAYFSPGTGNRVVTTCLDNNIRIYDTSELTSRAPLLTSIQQNLYTGRWLSKLQAMWDPKRDDCFVVGSMQQPRRVQVFHESGQLQHSFQDPEMTTVLSVTAFHPTRNALLGGNASGRLYVFTD, via the exons ATGATTCaagaaaacacacacagctgTTCGGACGTAGCTTGCAAGCTAAGTATCTGCGACTCGGTTTGCCTGATGGTCTCGGAAGAACCAAATCTTCCCAACGCGTTTGTGAAATTGTACTACATATTGCAG GAAATGAAGCCAGCGAACACCGAGAATGGTGTCCCTGTACTCCATTCAGCAAAAGAGGGGTGCAAACCCAAGAAATTCACCCCAGATGAGGTACTGGTACCAAATCCCAGCTTCAAAGAAAATCAAGGAATGAAAAGAAAG ATACAACCTGGAAGTCTATCGATATATGAATTGGAACGGTTGGAAAATATCAGACAAAACCAAGTGTTCCTGTCCTCCATAAAACTGCTTGAG GCCAAACAGGATTTGAAACCAGAAAAAACACAGAGAGGTCTCAAGAAACAGAAACTAAA TAAGGTAGCCTGGACAGAGATACTGCCTCCTCGCACCAAGTCCTTGAGAATCCAGAAGAAGGAAGCAGAGCGACTCCCCCTGCCCCCGGAACCACATAGGATTTATTATGAAGCTGAACGA ATTGAACGTGCCAGGAAGCCAGAGGGTCCCATTAGTATGGAGCCAATCAACATGGAGGAGGATAGTTCACTGCCACCTGAGCTTCTCAAGCTGTGGACAGAG GATTTAATCAAAGAAGAAAAGGAGGAGTTGGGTCTGGAAGA GTACCGTAGTACTCTGAAGAGCATGGAGCTGAGTGAGATTGGAGGAGTAGTTAAGGTGGTGAAGAGTCGTATCTGCTCTGTTGCCTTCCATCCGTGTAGCAGTCGTCTGCTCATGGCTGCTGGGGACAAGTTGGGTGGAGTGGGGCTGTGGAACctc GACTCTGATATGGGGGATGAGGGCGTGCTGCTGTTTGAGCCACACGTCCGGCCGGTGGCATGCATGGCGTTCTCCAGGTCACATCCTACAGACCTGTTGACCCTCAGCTACGACGGGACGCTACGGAGCACAGACGTGGAGAAAGCCGTTTTTGATGAG GTGTATCGGATCAAGGATGGCTTGAAAACCTTTGACTTCCTTTCACATGACTGTTCGACGCTGGTCACCGGGGACTGGTACGGAGACGTTGCCATTGTTGACAGGCGGACTCCAGG AACCTCTCATGAGTCCCTCCATAGCCTGGATACCAAGACGGTTCGCTGTGTTCACGTCCACCCTGTTCAGAAGCAGTACATCATGGTGGCTGAGAACAG TATTGTGAGCATTTACGATGCTCGATGTTTGAAGGCGTCGTGGAGCGAGCCAGTCTCCCAGCTCTATGGTCACTCAAAGAGCATCTCAAGTGCCTACTTCTCTCCTGGCACTGGCAACAGAGTAGTGACCACCTGCCTAGACAACAACATCAG GATTTACGACACCTCGGAACTGACCTCCAGAGCTCCTCTACTGACCTCCATCCA ACAGAACTTGTACACAGGTCGCTGGCTGTCCAAGCTGCAGGCGATGTGGGACCCCAAGAGGGACGACTGCTTCGTTGTGGGCAGCATGCAGCAGCCTCGCAGAGTCCAG